From Salvia splendens isolate huo1 chromosome 16, SspV2, whole genome shotgun sequence, a single genomic window includes:
- the LOC121772547 gene encoding probable polygalacturonase translates to MHDRGFSILLWLGVAVLLTNCLVSTVNADGVTCSGIVPMKHRDENISIADFGGVGDGVTPNTKAFREAIYRIRHLNRTGGALLYIPSGEYLTGPFNLTSRMTLYLARGAVLKATVDTNQWPLIAPLPSYGRGRERLGGRYMSFLHGDGLHDVIITGENGTIEGQGDIWWNMWRQRTLQYTRPNLVELKNSRDIIISNLTFMNSPFWNIHPVYCSNVVFNYLTIVAPADSPNTDGIDPDSSTDVCIEDTYISTGDDLVAVKSGWDEYGISYGRPSRGITIRRVTGSSAFAGIAVGSETSGGVEDVLAEHITLSNMGVGIHLKTNIGRGGVIRNITVSNVYMYKARKGIKISGDVGDHPDEKYNPNALPVLKDVTIKDVWGEWVQQPGLVHGLKNAPFTGICLSNISFSGAPGMRNSPWQCSDVSGGAVQVSPLPCSELTRSQQAGECASSFAK, encoded by the exons ATGCACGATCGTGGATTTTCGATTTTGCTATGGCTTGGGGTTGCTGTGCTTCTGACAAATTGCTTGGTATCAACTGTTAACGCGGATGGGGTGACGTGCTCGGGAATTGTACCGATGAAACATCGCGATGAGAACATATCCATAGCCGATTTCGGAGGTGTGGGTGATGGAGTGACTCCGAACACCAAGGCCTTTAGGGAAGCTATATACAGAATTAGGCATTTAAACAGGACCGGCGGTGCGCTTCTCTACATTCCTTCTGGAGAGTACTTAACTGGACCATTTAATCTCACTAGCCGGATGACTCTATACTTGGCAAGAGGTGCTGTCCTCAAAGCCACAGTG GATACTAACCAGTGGCCCTTAATAGCTCCCTTGCCTTCTTATGGTAGAGGGAGAGAACGGCTTGGAGGAAGGTATATGAGCTTCCTCCATGGGGATGGACTCCATGATGTGATAATAACAG GTGAAAATGGGACGATTGAAGGTCAAGGTGACATTTGGTGGAACATGTGGAGGCAAAGAACCCTTCAGTATACTAGACCCAACCTAGTTGAATTGAAGAACTCCAGAGACATAATAATTTCCAATTTAACTTTCATGAACTCGCCATTTTGGAACATACACCCTGTGTATTGCAG CAACGTTGTCTTCAATTATTTGACCATAGTGGCTCCTGCTGATTCTCCAAACACTGATGGAATAGATCCAG ACTCGAGCACGGACGTATGCATTGAGGATACCTACATATCAACAGGAGATGACCTGGTGGCTGTGAAGAGTGGGTGGGATGAGTATGGAATCTCTTATGGCCGCCCTAGTCGTGGTATAACCATTAGACGGGTAACTGGATCATCAGCATTCGCTGGAATTGCAGTTGGAAGCGAAACATCTGGAGGCGTCGAGGATGTTCTAGCTGAGCACATAACCCTATCTAACATGGGTGTTGGCATCCATTTGAAGACCAATATCGGGAGGGGTGGAGTCATAAGAAACATTACAGTATCCAATGTATACATGTACAAAGCACGAAAAGGGATAAAGATCTCAGGTGATGTTGGCGATCATCCAGATGAAAAATATAATCCGAATGCTCTCCCAGTTCTCAAAGATGTTACCATCAAGGACGTGTGGGGTGAATGGGTGCAGCAACCTGGTCTGGTTCATGGTCTGAAAAATGCGCCATTCACTGGGATTTGTCTCTCCAATATTAGTTTCAGTGGTGCCCCGGGAATGAGAAATTCGCCTTGGCAGTGCTCTGATGTAAGTGGAGGTGCGGTTCAAGTCAGCCCGTTGCCATGCTCGGAACTGACGAGAAGTCAGCAGGCAGGGGAGTGTGCTTCTTCCTTCGCAAAGTGA
- the LOC121770759 gene encoding ethylene-responsive transcription factor ERF061-like — MFPFILKEPSFFFLLISFLPNLRFLQKRDKFLSSHFPPLFSVLEKKMNITNQNSPFFTQNHDSNIGSYLSQLILSSNSNTTDSIFSKCYEAGPAAGHVLGPVGSSVYLQQRDLMINQFSRESASAISRIGPRSGKLYRGVRQRQWGKWVAEIRLPQNRIRVWLGTYDSPEAAAYAYDRAAYKLRAEYARLNFPNLRDPARLGLGDAPRLEALGRAVDAKIEAVWRKLKREKKARRDAGKLGGKSGEGDSGVKKCDSSGALEEGCGASVVGEGSSGSVTEWCSGAEEAAVSEMEGFLLARVPSFDPELIWEVLAN; from the coding sequence ATGTTTCCATTCATCCTCAAAGAACCCtcctttttcttccttttaATTTCCTTTCTTCCTAATCTTCGATTTTTGCAGAAAAGGGACAAGTTTTTGAGTTCCCATTTCCCTCCCCTGTTTTCTGTTCTTGAGAAAAAAATGAACATAACCAATCAAAACTCCCCATTTTTCACTCAAAACCATGATTCCAACATCGGATCATATCTCTCGCAGCTCATTTTAAGCAGTAATTCAAACACCACGGATTCAATATTTTCAAAGTGCTACGAAGCAGGCCCTGCAGCTGGCCATGTTTTAGGCCCGGTTGGATCGTCCGTGTACCTACAGCAGAGGGATTTGATGATCAATCAATTTTCCCGCGAGAGCGCCTCCGCGATTTCGAGAATCGGGCCGAGGAGTGGGAAGCTGTACAGAGGGGTGCGGCAGCGGCAATGGGGGAAGTGGGTGGCGGAGATACGGCTGCCGCAGAACAGGATACGGGTGTGGCTGGGCACCTACGACTCGCCCGAGGCCGCCGCCTACGCCTATGACCGGGCGGCCTACAAGCTGCGGGCCGAGTACGCCCGCCTCAACTTCCCCAACCTCCGCGACCCGGCCCGCCTCGGCCTCGGGGACGCCCCGCGGCTCGAGGCGCTGGGGAGAGCCGTCGACGCCAAGATCGAGGCCGTGTGGCGGAAGctcaagagagagaagaaagccCGCCGGGATGCCGGGAAATTGGGGGGAAAAAGTGGGGAAGGAGATAGTGGTGTGAAGAAATGTGACTCTTCGGGAGCGCTAGAAGAGGGCTGTGGGGCTAGTGTTGTGGGCGAGGGGTCGTCAGGGTCTGTGACCGAGTGGTGCTCGGGTGCAGAGGAGGCCGCGGTGTCGGAGATGGAGGGATTCTTGCTTGCTAGGGTGCCGTCGTTTGACCCGGAGTTAATATGGGAAGTTCTTGCAAATTAG